A portion of the Rhodococcus pseudokoreensis genome contains these proteins:
- a CDS encoding (2,3-dihydroxybenzoyl)adenylate synthase, whose translation MTTSVRAPLETTTGYPAEIVARYRAAGYWTDETFQQFLGARAERFGDAIAVTGPDASGTDRAITYRELSDRADRLAAGLQSSGVQPGDRVVVQLPNIVEYVEVIFAVFRLGALPVFALPAHRSQEISYFCSFADAAAYVVTDTHAGFDYRTLARDVVASAENPPRVFVAGDAEEFTSLDELRSADPISDEPAAGPESVAFLQLSGGTTGVSKLIPRTHTDYLYSVRESDRICGIDENTRLLVVLPAAHNFPMSSPGILGVLHAGGRVVLAPDPSPDTAFALIEREGVTIASLVPPLALAWLSAAARTERDISSLEVLQVGGAKFSAEAAKRVRPELGCTLQQVFGMAEGLVNYTRLDDPEDTIVTTQGRPISPDDEVRVVDDHGEPVPSGTSGHLLTRGPYTIRGYYRAPEHNSTAFTEDGFYRTGDIVRLTDDGYLVVEGRAKDQINRGGEKVAAEEVENHLLAHPAVADVAVVSMPDQYLGERSCAFVVVQGEQPKAVELKKFVRGRGLADYKVPDKVVFVDEFPVTGVGKISKSELRRALEKTFVTS comes from the coding sequence ATGACCACGAGCGTTCGCGCTCCCCTGGAGACCACCACCGGCTATCCCGCCGAAATCGTCGCACGCTACCGTGCCGCCGGGTACTGGACGGACGAGACGTTCCAGCAGTTTCTGGGCGCCCGCGCCGAGCGATTCGGGGACGCGATCGCCGTGACCGGACCGGACGCGTCCGGGACCGACCGCGCGATCACCTACCGGGAACTGTCCGACCGCGCCGACCGGCTCGCCGCCGGGCTGCAGTCGTCGGGGGTGCAGCCCGGCGACCGCGTGGTGGTGCAACTGCCGAACATCGTCGAGTACGTCGAGGTGATCTTCGCGGTCTTCCGGCTCGGCGCCCTGCCGGTGTTCGCGTTGCCCGCGCACCGCTCCCAGGAGATCTCCTACTTCTGCAGTTTCGCCGACGCCGCGGCCTACGTCGTCACCGACACGCACGCCGGCTTCGACTACCGCACGCTCGCCCGCGACGTGGTGGCGTCGGCGGAGAACCCGCCGAGAGTCTTCGTGGCCGGCGACGCGGAGGAATTCACCTCCCTCGACGAACTGCGGTCGGCGGACCCGATTTCCGACGAACCGGCGGCAGGTCCGGAATCCGTGGCGTTCCTGCAGCTCTCGGGCGGAACCACCGGGGTGTCGAAGCTGATCCCCCGCACCCACACCGACTACCTGTACTCGGTGCGTGAGTCGGACCGCATCTGCGGCATCGACGAGAACACCCGTCTGCTGGTCGTTCTCCCTGCGGCGCACAACTTCCCGATGAGCTCCCCGGGCATCCTCGGCGTGCTGCACGCCGGTGGCCGCGTGGTGCTCGCCCCGGATCCGAGCCCCGATACCGCGTTCGCGCTCATCGAGCGGGAGGGCGTCACGATCGCGTCGCTGGTGCCGCCGCTCGCGTTGGCGTGGCTGTCCGCCGCCGCCCGCACCGAACGGGACATCTCGAGCCTCGAGGTGCTGCAGGTCGGCGGCGCCAAGTTCAGCGCCGAGGCCGCCAAGCGGGTGCGCCCCGAACTCGGGTGCACGCTGCAGCAGGTCTTCGGGATGGCCGAGGGCCTGGTCAACTACACCCGGCTCGACGACCCGGAAGACACGATCGTCACCACCCAGGGCAGGCCGATCAGCCCCGACGACGAAGTGCGCGTCGTCGACGACCACGGCGAACCCGTCCCGAGCGGCACGTCCGGTCATCTGCTCACCCGCGGCCCCTACACCATCCGCGGGTACTACCGGGCCCCCGAACACAATTCGACGGCGTTCACCGAGGACGGCTTCTACCGCACCGGCGACATCGTCCGCCTCACCGACGACGGCTATCTCGTCGTCGAGGGCCGCGCGAAGGACCAGATCAACCGCGGCGGCGAGAAGGTGGCCGCGGAAGAGGTCGAGAACCACCTGCTCGCGCACCCCGCCGTTGCCGACGTCGCGGTCGTGTCGATGCCCGACCAGTACCTCGGCGAACGCAGTTGCGCGTTCGTCGTCGTCCAGGGTGAGCAGCCGAAGGCCGTCGAACTCAAGAAGTTCGTCCGCGGCCGCGGACTCGCCGACTACAAGGTGCCCGACAAGGTGGTGTTCGTCGACGAGTTCCCGGTCACCGGTGTCGGCAAGATCAGCAAATCCGAACTGCGCCGGGCACTGGAGAAGACGTTCGTCACGTCGTGA